A segment of the Acidobacteriota bacterium genome:
GACCCGTCGCTGCCAGCGGTGAACACCGTGTTTGTTCGATCCTCAGATGGCAACACCGGTGCCGAGAATCCAATGGACCTGGGCGGAGGCCTGACCGACAAACACCTGATCTACGAGGGTCTGTCAAGCGCTCACGCCGACGCGATCATCACCGGCGCTTCAACGATTCGCGGCGCACAGATGATCATGGCCATCTGGCATCCGGAATTGGTGGCCCTGCGGTCCACCCTGGGACTTGATCGCTATCCCGCGCAGGTGGTGGCCACGCGCAGCGGGGACTTGGACATCGAGTCCGCGTTGTTGTTCAACGTTCCCGAGCTGCGTGTCTTCATCTTGACTAACGACACAGGGGCGGAAGAGTTGGCACCGCACACCAGGCCACGGCCATGGATCCGGGTAGTGAGCGGCGGCCGAGCATCTGATGTCATCGCCGGATTGAAGACGCTGCGCGCGGATCATGGCATCACGCGAGCATCGTGCATTGGCGGCCGGACACTGACGACCCAGTTGATCGATGCCGGTGTCGTCCAGGATCTCTACCTGACGACCTCACCCAAAGCAGGCGGCGAGCCGAATACACCGTTCTACACCGGCGCACGGCCTCTCAACACCGCGCTGGTCGTCAGTAAAGCCGGCCGGGACGTAGAAACGGGTGTCCGATTCGAGCACTTTCGGTTGGCCGACGACTGACGCTTCCTGTTGTCCATCTCGCCGGTCAGGCCCAGTACGGCCTGAACAGACATCGGTGCCCTGTGCAATCGAGCACATCCTTAGGCCGGACGATGCCGGCCGGCCCGTCTGAATCCGTATGACGGCCGTCATGGAAGACCGGGCTCCGGACGGCTACAATGACTTGTGCAGTCGTGGTCTCGCTGGCCCTATCTGCTGCTGCCACTGTGTTGCGAGCCGGTTGTGAGGCTGGCATCCCAGTCGGCGGAACCCGCGGGTCCGGCAAGCGTGCGGGAGTTACTCTCGCCGCTGGTTGAGCCGGTTAACCGTGGTTGTCCCGGGTCCGCCGGGGAGGCCGCGTCTTCGGCGATTCGATCGCCCGACGCGCCGTTGACGGCTCTGTTCATCGACGGCTGCCGGCGGTCGCCAACCCTGCAACGGCTCGCAGACGCGATCGGCCGCACCGACGGTGTCGTGTACATCTCTATCGGCGCGTGTCCAGTCCGGTCGCTCCGCGGGTGCCTGCTACACGCGATCGCAGACACCGGGAATGCCCGCTACATGTGGATTCGGCTGAGCGCCAACACCGACTCGGTGATCCTGGTCAGCACCCTGGCGCACGAACTGCAGCACGCGCTCGAAGTATTGGGGCGCGCCACCGTCCGCAGCCAGCGCGATTTGCTCGAGTTCTATCAGTCCCACGAGTCGCAAGCCTTTAGCTCGACCACCTCAGCGGGGCCGTTTCGAACCTACGAAACGAGTGCGGCCATCGCCGTGGCCGCCGTAGTTCGGGCGGAACTGGGGGCTGCGTCTCGCGGCGTGGCCGCGGACGACCGTGAGTGAGGCACACGGTCAGCGGCTGGGTCACGGCGCGGGCACGCCCGGGCTACGGCTCACCTATTCCTTTGTCCTCGAGTTCAAACGTCCCACTCGCTCGCATCTCTACTTCTGGCCCGGCTTGTAGGTCCGCTCGGTGTGGCCCTCGAGCTGCTCCCGATAGAAATAGACGTCGCGCAGGTTGCCGGTAGCATAGCGATCGGCCTGGTCGTTGAAGTGCTTCGAGCCCGGCACGCTGTTGACGCCGCCGGCGGTCACGGCCTTGGCCGTCACGCGGTCGCCGAACTCAACAACGGCGACGAAGCTGTTGCCGCTGGTGCCGTACCACTTCTTCGTGCCCGGATACGCGCGTGAGCCGAACGACGCCAGCGATCCCCAACGCGCCGAGGCAAACATCACCGGCGTGCTCGGCTTCGCATCGTCAAACTGCTGGACGATGTTCCCGTCGTTGCGCTGGAAGCGGTTGATGTCGCCCCACGGGGTCTGCCATTTGCCGAAGTCGGCCTGCAGCTTGTCGGCGGCGGCCGCCAGCGACTCCAGTCGCTCTTGCGCCGTTGCCCTGCTCTTCATGTACTCGTAGGTGTTCACGCCGGCTTTGCGTGCCGCCGGGGCCACGCGCTGCCACAGGTCTTCGCCGTAGAAGATCGCCACGGACGTCGGCACCGAGGTGGCCGACCAGCGGTAGTCCCAATCCTTGAGCGCGGCAACCTGGTCCGCGACCTTGGCCTTCAGGGGATTGGACGAGGCCGCCTGCGCGTGCGCCTTCAACAGCAGCGGAATCTGGATCTCGAACTCCGGCAGGTAGCTGGAGTAGGCGGCGGCGATGTGCGAATCGATGGTGAAGCCCTTCTTGCCGTCGAGCACGCGGATCGCGTGCACGCCACGCGGGTTCTCGCTGCCCGTGTCCATGTACGCCGGGAAGTCTTTCTGCTTCGGGCTGTGCGCACCCGCCGCCGAGTACGGGTAGTTGTTGGTGTTGTAGACCCAGCCGTTCGGCGGGTTCACGACATTGGGCGATTCGTCGAACGAGTGCAGGCCGTTCCACTCCGTCGCCGGGTTGGTGCCGTCAACCGGCCGCGACCAGTCGAACTTCGGGTCGCGCTTCGGGACAAAGTTCGAGTGGAAGTAGGCGATGTTGCCGTCGGCATCCGCATACAGGGTGTTGTTCGACGAGTTGGTGTGCAGCGCCATCACTTTCTTGTATTCGTCGAGAGTGCGGGCCTTGGTGCGCAGGTAGGACTGCTCGAGCGCCTTGAGCGGCTCGTTCATCAGCCGGACACTCACCCACTTGCCGTCAACCGAGCGGACAATCGGCCCACGGTGCGTCTGGTAGACGGTGAACTCCTTGTTCGCCAGGCCGGCGCCCGATTTGTAGGGCACGGTGATCTTGGTCGCGGTCAGCGGCCGTTCTTCGGTCCCGACCCGATAGGTGTAGGTGCCGTCGGCCTTCTTGGTGACCGTCTCGAGGTACTCGTCGATGTTGTCAACGCTGCTGCTGGTGTGCATCCAGCCGGCCTTGTCGTTGAATCCCTGGTAGATGAAGAACTGGCCCCAGGTCAGCGCGCCGTAGGCGTTCAGGCCCTCTTCGCTTACCATCTGCGCCTCTTCGCGGAAGAAGAACGAGGTGTGGGGGTTGATCAGCAACTGCGCCTTGCCCGACGCGGTGTTGGCGCCGGCAATGGCGAAACCGTTCGAGCCGCGAGGTTCCTCGGGAGGAGCGAGGACATCCGTCGAGTCCAAGCGCGCCGTGCTGGTCGGCGGCGCGGCCGCCCCATAAAACGCCTCGAGCTGACCGATGTTCACGCGCTCGATGTCGCCGCCAATGCTGCCCTCGCTGAAGCTGAGCGCCATCCACGGCTCGAACTTCGTAATCACGCGCGGCTTCACGTCGGGATGGGTGGCCAGGTAGAAATTGAGGCCGTCGGCCCACGCGTCCATCAGCGCCTTGAGCCATGGCTCCGCCTTGGCGTAATCGGCCTTGAGGTTGACCGGGTCGATGAACAGCTTCATGCGCAGGTCGCGATAGATCTCGGCCTCGCCTTCCGCTTCGGCGAGCCGGCCCTGCGAGTTGATGAAGTTGGTCTCGACGCGGTTGAAGTCGTCTTCCGCCTGGGCGTACATGAGGCCGAACACGACGTCGGCGTCGGTCTTGGCGTAAATGTGCGGGATGCCCCAGTCGTCGCGAATAATCGTGACGCCGTCGGCGCGCTTCTGCCAGGCGGCGACTTCAGGGCTGACGGGGGGCGCGGCGGGCTGCGACGAACAGGAGGCCAGCGCGAGGACACAGAGCAGGGCAAGCTTCTTCATGGCCCCGGAATTCTATCTCAGGGATCGGGGATCGGGGATCAGGGATCAGGGATCAGGGATCAGGGATCAGGGGATCGGGGATCGGGGATCGGGGATCAGGGATCGGCGATACCCTGATCCCTGATCCCTGATCCCTGATCCCTGATCCCTGATCCCTGATCCCTGATCCCTAATCCCTGCTAAAACCGCCAGCCGGCGCCGAGGGTGAACTTGAACGCGTGACCGAAGAAGCCATCCTCGCTGATCTCGTCTGCCGGACCGAAGGTTGGCCCGGGATACCGGAGGATGCGATCGACGGCGTCGAAGCGGAGAAAGGTCCGGGCCGAGGTCGACACCTCCACGCCGCCGCCGATCTCGACAGAGGGCATGGTGTCACCAGCCGCGAGCAGACAGTGCAGTGGCGGCGGGAAAATGGCGATGCAGGCGAACGGCGCAGGTGCCGGCGACGATCGCAGGAACCCGGCGCCCAGCCGCACGAACGGCCGGATGCGGTCGATGCGTGGACCGGCGGTGATGGCGACGACGCCCTCGAGACGATGGCCGCTGAATGCGACGTTCTGGCCAGGAAACTCGGAAGGGAACCAGTTTACTTCCCCTTCCACGCCCAGCACCGTCCTGGCTTTCCACGACAGCCGTCCGCCGATACCAAAGTCAGAGCCCTCGAACTCACTCCAGTTCGCACCAACGACGTGCGCACTGAGATCGACCGACTGGGCTTGGGCGGCTGTGGCGGACGCAACGACAAGCAGGGCGAGGGACAACGCGATGCGAATAGTCATGTAAGAAGCAGACGACCGGCGCGGCGCTTGGCCGGGCCGGTCGTCCCAGACGAGTGCCACGACCTACGGGCGGGCCGCGCTGCGGCGTTTCAGCTCGAGGAACTTGCGGACGGCGCGATCGAACCGGTCCTGCAACGGCTTGCGCTGCTCGGGTGACAGCGGCCCCAGGCGGGCCCACGCGGCCTGCGCGCTGCGCACTTCCTGCTCGGCGGCGCGCTGGCGCGCGTCTTCGGCCTGGCGGGCGGCGCCGGCGCCCATGGTGTTGGCGGCCAGCGCTTCGCGCCACTGGCGCGCCAGCAGTTCGGCCGGCGACAGGTTCTTCGCCGGTTCGGCCGCCTCGGTCGGCAAGAGCTTCTCGACCTTGGCGACCAGCTTCTCCATCTTGCCCCGGGTCAGCTCGGGATCAAGGTCGGTGCCCTTGAAGCCGTCCGGCCAGCGGGTGACCAGCGCGAACAATGCCGCGTTGACGCGGTCGGACAGCGGCGCGAGCGTGTGCCGCGGCAACTCGGGGCCCTGCACCCAACGGGCGCGCGCGGCCTGCACCTTGGCGTACAAGTCGTCGGGCTGCGACGCCTCGGCGGCATCCGCCGCCGGCACCAACGCCTCGAGCTCGGTCACCGCCGATTCGCGGTCGACCAGCTTGCCGGTCAGCGCCGCCGAGTCGCGGTTCTTGAACCGCTCGAAGAACAGGTCG
Coding sequences within it:
- a CDS encoding dihydrofolate reductase family protein; its protein translation is MDWATRLAAFVAHKTTAAVTARIPGYVTTESHGAGLGLRSITNAWASERFDGPFFESDAADPSLPAVNTVFVRSSDGNTGAENPMDLGGGLTDKHLIYEGLSSAHADAIITGASTIRGAQMIMAIWHPELVALRSTLGLDRYPAQVVATRSGDLDIESALLFNVPELRVFILTNDTGAEELAPHTRPRPWIRVVSGGRASDVIAGLKTLRADHGITRASCIGGRTLTTQLIDAGVVQDLYLTTSPKAGGEPNTPFYTGARPLNTALVVSKAGRDVETGVRFEHFRLADD
- a CDS encoding penicillin acylase family protein — encoded protein: MKKLALLCVLALASCSSQPAAPPVSPEVAAWQKRADGVTIIRDDWGIPHIYAKTDADVVFGLMYAQAEDDFNRVETNFINSQGRLAEAEGEAEIYRDLRMKLFIDPVNLKADYAKAEPWLKALMDAWADGLNFYLATHPDVKPRVITKFEPWMALSFSEGSIGGDIERVNIGQLEAFYGAAAPPTSTARLDSTDVLAPPEEPRGSNGFAIAGANTASGKAQLLINPHTSFFFREEAQMVSEEGLNAYGALTWGQFFIYQGFNDKAGWMHTSSSVDNIDEYLETVTKKADGTYTYRVGTEERPLTATKITVPYKSGAGLANKEFTVYQTHRGPIVRSVDGKWVSVRLMNEPLKALEQSYLRTKARTLDEYKKVMALHTNSSNNTLYADADGNIAYFHSNFVPKRDPKFDWSRPVDGTNPATEWNGLHSFDESPNVVNPPNGWVYNTNNYPYSAAGAHSPKQKDFPAYMDTGSENPRGVHAIRVLDGKKGFTIDSHIAAAYSSYLPEFEIQIPLLLKAHAQAASSNPLKAKVADQVAALKDWDYRWSATSVPTSVAIFYGEDLWQRVAPAARKAGVNTYEYMKSRATAQERLESLAAAADKLQADFGKWQTPWGDINRFQRNDGNIVQQFDDAKPSTPVMFASARWGSLASFGSRAYPGTKKWYGTSGNSFVAVVEFGDRVTAKAVTAGGVNSVPGSKHFNDQADRYATGNLRDVYFYREQLEGHTERTYKPGQK